The following proteins are encoded in a genomic region of Streptomyces collinus Tu 365:
- a CDS encoding putative ATP-dependent DNA ligase, whose product MPELVVEIGVDVARDNAGRWRHPARWHRARPDLSPADVPTFEPGPTG is encoded by the coding sequence ATGCCGGAACTGGTGGTGGAGATCGGCGTCGACGTCGCCCGCGACAATGCAGGGCGCTGGCGGCACCCCGCGCGTTGGCACCGGGCGCGCCCGGACCTGTCGCCCGCCGACGTCCCAACCTTCGAGCCCGGCCCGACCGGCTGA
- a CDS encoding RICIN domain-containing protein → MAVQPGLTRLGVEPVADSYPWYEDTAAEQLRQDECLMADVLRLGGPTMATTAQDALNQPADKLHTLADRKHWDQTPLAVAYKKDRDAASKQADDLESQRSAWAKPLDGLATPGGFTVTDFHWPPDGEQSFYNQTGLSKWVADRFWQKDDDFYQDATPEADAKTLKAVDDLGTPLYGTDPDPAGTTQAEWNRVLAEHDAFRWMHGGPATNAGADDARLFLSSGGFPRSAPQPGTPEYRIAVEDVKSRFTACGWRDPLDPDNVLGDITATAADEWQQEVASQAVQRNQILGANKDSVDALAKGAKALSDMLGHSWVADHLTRWQDYWLPGGLGWVGDSPTVIEVHAAKGKCLDVQGGKKDNGTPVQVYTCNGSAAQKWVLYGSEDSLHLQNVNAFKCLDVAGNNTANGTKIQISSCKDSPSQIWASELRGATSLKNTGTGKCLDMHTFDNGNDAKLYTCNGTDAQQFDIKPTGHDGTDKLDYPDKAQFDKAKSGVAAAQAGAKKQLAVLKAQLAVAQKAATTSDSAVQAAYGIADTSGAPRGRGLLVGQQKAQVTKGAVAALQALVKAGETAEAATRASAGDSETIAQRGLAQAAQAKAEFRKEAAKTAELQAKAAADAAKVHRDNAKKDKETAEAKLSDALKAEGDAKAAAADAHAKRLAAEAEEKTAKAEKENAAAKRAEAADHRKNAESEATKAKDAKDKAETAEKTAEDRRDDAVKASDHAKDMRDDAWDAEQKADAARAKADAKDAYADSLDSGDAADAARAAANDADKAADDAEAAATKARSEADAATQAAADADAAATRAEAAAKRARSDADAAQADKLKADAAVKTATSAVADAIKASQDASAEAKTAVKLADEAEQHAKDAKTQADAANTEAGKALAAAAKAAGFAHVTAQAAVDASKAAKQVAAPANDAVQLGSAYVDADSAAGLVVLTGQASKTIADQQQAVADAHAKNAAAEAQAAKELADQAKGDAKEAYQHAANAAQYASDARTYSKEALGYAADAAKAASKAADSLARTVQYDKQAGEDAAAADKAAGNAEGYAKDARDSADAAELDAAAARSAASQAEQDAKDARAAATRADAAATEAEQAAKDADKYAKEAQAAADRAEKAEADKRRSQGSGTGIPGVFAVPDESTVEIVNSKQIGTCPGMPQAALKGCDAAYDLVVTYDADFYLCTDDDAQATADGCPKSAWQFLKRATLKNVPIDNWQHHFSGKDIVRAGWQSLFGDVAGSILFSFFADDMMDCLHGSASGCAWSLANYLPLEKPLAALADAVRTVNASMRTGIGVADALKALRTLHMDADALAGIERSARLTEEMRTACRTNSFPGATEVLMADGSHRPISQVGVGDLVRSMNPATGQLRTREVTDTFKHDTRRLVDITVAGGGKLTSTAGHRFYVVERGWTLVSDLHVGDRLRTPDGSIRRVTALLDRPDLSPRTVYDLTVGDLHTFFVLAGATPVLVHNCKVALGWQNKGALDEWAKLPENKFTTFSNVSPQDFARLAEMAVADPSVTLHVNMTGLSDLGGFMEAAKRGLRAGEAGHATDYEMSMIARAVANGQRPWDSVKFYSPSGPNGAMRLDPPTEMPDLSVLGKLDPVKGSVIGYCHC, encoded by the coding sequence ATGGCCGTTCAGCCCGGGCTGACCCGCCTGGGCGTCGAGCCGGTGGCCGACTCCTATCCCTGGTACGAGGACACTGCTGCCGAGCAACTGCGGCAGGACGAGTGTCTGATGGCCGACGTGCTGCGGCTCGGCGGTCCGACGATGGCCACGACCGCCCAGGACGCTCTCAACCAGCCCGCGGACAAGCTGCACACCCTGGCCGACCGGAAGCACTGGGACCAGACGCCGCTCGCCGTCGCGTACAAGAAGGACCGCGACGCGGCGAGCAAGCAGGCCGACGACCTCGAGTCTCAACGCAGCGCGTGGGCTAAGCCGTTGGATGGCCTGGCGACTCCCGGCGGGTTCACCGTCACCGACTTCCATTGGCCGCCCGACGGTGAGCAGAGCTTCTATAACCAGACCGGTCTGAGCAAGTGGGTCGCCGACCGGTTCTGGCAGAAGGACGACGACTTCTACCAGGACGCCACTCCGGAGGCCGACGCCAAGACCCTCAAGGCCGTCGACGATCTCGGTACCCCGCTGTACGGCACGGACCCGGACCCCGCCGGCACGACGCAGGCTGAGTGGAACCGTGTGCTCGCCGAGCACGACGCCTTCCGATGGATGCACGGCGGGCCGGCCACGAACGCGGGAGCGGACGACGCCCGCCTCTTCCTCTCCTCCGGCGGTTTCCCGCGCAGCGCACCGCAGCCGGGCACGCCGGAGTACCGCATCGCCGTGGAGGACGTGAAGTCCCGGTTCACTGCATGCGGTTGGCGTGACCCGCTCGACCCGGACAACGTGCTGGGTGACATCACCGCCACCGCGGCCGACGAGTGGCAGCAGGAAGTCGCCTCCCAGGCCGTTCAGCGCAACCAGATCCTGGGGGCCAACAAGGACTCTGTCGATGCCCTGGCCAAGGGCGCTAAGGCGCTCAGCGACATGCTGGGCCACTCCTGGGTCGCCGATCACCTGACCCGCTGGCAGGACTACTGGCTGCCGGGCGGCCTCGGCTGGGTCGGTGACAGTCCCACGGTCATCGAGGTGCACGCCGCGAAAGGCAAGTGCCTCGACGTCCAGGGCGGCAAGAAGGACAACGGCACACCGGTCCAGGTGTACACCTGCAACGGCTCCGCGGCGCAGAAGTGGGTGCTCTACGGCAGCGAGGACAGCCTGCACCTGCAGAACGTCAACGCCTTCAAGTGCCTCGATGTGGCGGGGAACAACACGGCGAACGGCACGAAGATCCAGATCTCGTCGTGCAAGGACTCCCCGTCGCAGATATGGGCGTCCGAGCTGCGCGGCGCCACCAGCCTGAAGAACACGGGGACGGGCAAGTGCTTGGACATGCACACCTTCGACAACGGCAACGACGCCAAGCTGTACACGTGCAACGGCACCGACGCGCAGCAGTTCGACATCAAGCCGACCGGCCACGACGGCACGGACAAGCTCGACTACCCGGACAAGGCGCAGTTCGACAAGGCGAAGTCCGGTGTCGCCGCCGCCCAGGCCGGTGCGAAGAAGCAGCTGGCCGTGCTCAAGGCGCAGCTCGCCGTGGCGCAGAAGGCCGCCACTACCTCGGATTCGGCTGTGCAGGCCGCCTACGGCATCGCGGACACGAGCGGCGCGCCGCGTGGCCGCGGCCTGCTGGTTGGGCAGCAGAAGGCGCAGGTCACCAAGGGGGCTGTCGCCGCGCTGCAGGCGCTGGTGAAGGCTGGTGAGACCGCCGAGGCGGCTACCCGTGCCTCCGCCGGGGACAGTGAGACCATCGCGCAGCGTGGGCTGGCGCAGGCCGCGCAGGCGAAGGCGGAGTTCCGCAAGGAGGCCGCGAAGACGGCCGAGCTGCAGGCCAAGGCGGCCGCGGACGCGGCGAAGGTGCACCGGGACAACGCCAAGAAGGACAAGGAGACGGCGGAGGCCAAGCTCTCCGACGCGTTGAAGGCGGAGGGCGACGCGAAGGCCGCTGCGGCCGACGCGCACGCCAAACGGCTCGCGGCGGAGGCCGAGGAGAAGACGGCCAAGGCGGAGAAGGAGAACGCCGCCGCCAAGCGGGCTGAGGCCGCCGACCACCGCAAGAACGCCGAGAGCGAGGCGACCAAGGCCAAGGACGCCAAGGACAAGGCCGAGACAGCCGAGAAGACCGCAGAGGACCGGCGCGACGACGCGGTCAAGGCCAGCGACCACGCCAAGGACATGCGCGACGACGCGTGGGACGCCGAGCAGAAGGCCGACGCGGCCCGCGCCAAGGCCGACGCCAAGGACGCCTACGCCGACTCGCTCGACTCCGGGGACGCGGCCGACGCGGCCCGCGCCGCGGCGAACGACGCCGACAAGGCAGCCGACGATGCCGAAGCCGCCGCGACCAAGGCACGCTCCGAGGCCGACGCGGCCACGCAGGCGGCAGCCGACGCCGACGCCGCGGCCACCCGCGCCGAGGCCGCTGCCAAGCGCGCACGCTCCGACGCGGACGCCGCCCAGGCGGACAAGCTGAAGGCGGACGCGGCGGTGAAGACTGCGACCAGCGCGGTCGCCGACGCCATCAAGGCCTCCCAGGACGCCTCCGCCGAGGCCAAGACGGCCGTCAAACTCGCCGACGAGGCCGAGCAGCACGCCAAGGACGCCAAGACCCAGGCCGATGCCGCCAATACAGAGGCCGGGAAGGCACTCGCGGCCGCAGCGAAGGCCGCCGGTTTCGCCCATGTCACCGCTCAGGCGGCGGTCGACGCGAGCAAGGCGGCGAAGCAGGTCGCAGCCCCGGCCAACGACGCCGTCCAGCTCGGCTCGGCCTACGTCGACGCCGACTCGGCGGCCGGCCTGGTCGTGCTGACCGGTCAGGCGTCGAAGACGATCGCCGACCAGCAGCAGGCCGTCGCCGACGCGCATGCCAAGAACGCGGCGGCCGAGGCCCAGGCCGCCAAGGAACTCGCCGACCAGGCCAAGGGCGACGCGAAGGAGGCGTACCAGCACGCGGCCAATGCCGCCCAGTACGCGTCCGACGCCCGCACCTATTCCAAGGAGGCGCTGGGCTACGCGGCCGACGCGGCCAAGGCGGCATCCAAGGCCGCCGACTCACTGGCCCGCACCGTTCAGTACGACAAGCAGGCCGGCGAGGACGCGGCTGCCGCCGACAAGGCGGCCGGCAACGCAGAGGGCTACGCCAAGGACGCCCGCGACTCGGCCGACGCCGCCGAACTCGACGCGGCCGCGGCCCGCTCCGCGGCGTCCCAGGCCGAACAGGATGCCAAGGACGCCCGCGCGGCGGCCACCCGCGCCGACGCCGCAGCCACCGAGGCCGAACAGGCCGCCAAGGACGCCGACAAGTACGCCAAGGAGGCTCAGGCGGCCGCCGACCGGGCAGAGAAGGCGGAGGCCGATAAACGACGCTCCCAGGGGTCCGGCACAGGCATTCCCGGCGTGTTCGCCGTGCCCGATGAGTCCACCGTCGAGATCGTCAACTCCAAGCAGATCGGCACCTGCCCGGGAATGCCGCAAGCAGCCCTCAAGGGCTGCGACGCGGCGTACGACCTCGTCGTCACCTACGACGCCGACTTCTACCTGTGCACGGATGACGACGCGCAGGCCACAGCGGACGGCTGCCCGAAGTCGGCATGGCAGTTCCTTAAGCGGGCGACCTTGAAGAACGTCCCGATCGACAACTGGCAGCACCACTTCTCCGGCAAGGACATCGTCCGCGCCGGATGGCAGAGCCTTTTCGGAGACGTGGCAGGATCGATCCTCTTCTCGTTTTTCGCCGACGACATGATGGACTGCCTCCACGGCAGTGCCAGCGGCTGCGCCTGGAGCCTCGCCAACTATCTCCCGCTCGAGAAGCCTCTGGCCGCACTCGCCGACGCCGTCAGGACAGTGAACGCCTCCATGCGCACCGGCATCGGAGTCGCCGACGCGCTGAAGGCGCTGCGCACGCTGCACATGGACGCGGACGCGCTGGCAGGTATCGAGCGGTCGGCGAGACTCACCGAGGAGATGCGGACCGCCTGCCGGACCAACAGTTTCCCCGGTGCCACCGAAGTGCTCATGGCGGACGGGTCACACCGGCCCATCAGCCAGGTGGGTGTGGGGGACCTCGTCAGGTCCATGAACCCGGCCACCGGCCAGTTGCGGACCCGAGAGGTCACCGACACCTTCAAGCACGACACCCGGCGGCTGGTGGACATCACCGTTGCCGGCGGGGGGAAGCTAACCAGCACCGCCGGCCACAGGTTCTACGTGGTGGAACGCGGGTGGACGCTTGTCTCAGACCTGCATGTGGGGGACCGGCTGCGCACCCCGGACGGTTCCATCCGCCGGGTGACCGCCCTCCTCGACCGCCCGGACCTGTCTCCGCGTACGGTGTACGACCTCACGGTCGGTGATCTGCACACGTTCTTCGTGCTCGCGGGCGCCACCCCGGTCCTCGTCCACAACTGCAAGGTCGCCCTGGGGTGGCAGAACAAGGGGGCACTCGACGAGTGGGCCAAGCTCCCCGAGAACAAGTTCACCACCTTCTCCAACGTGTCCCCGCAGGATTTCGCCCGGTTGGCGGAAATGGCTGTCGCCGACCCGAGCGTCACGTTGCACGTCAACATGACTGGGCTGAGTGACCTCGGAGGCTTCATGGAAGCCGCCAAGCGCGGCTTGAGGGCGGGTGAGGCCGGGCATGCCACGGACTACGAGATGTCCATGATCGCGAGAGCTGTCGCCAACGGCCAACGCCCATGGGATTCCGTGAAGTTCTACTCCCCGTCGGGCCCCAACGGCGCAATGCGACTGGACCCGCCGACTGAGATGCCGGACCTGTCGGTGCTGGGGAAACTGGACCCTGTAAAGGGTTCGGTCATCGGATACTGCCACTGCTGA